The following coding sequences lie in one Oceanicola sp. 502str15 genomic window:
- a CDS encoding component of SufBCD complex has protein sequence MDWYETVFELIDMRSFSNLWYWIALAVMWSTSSHFVLGVPWDLVQRAKRNGGDAEADLHDMVRVNVNRILYIADQAGLWLIGIIFFTLSSLAIIGFWYGSEFSQAVFLLAAPMSLVLGLGVRCARGIRAADGDGLYDRMHRQRFITQVIGMLSIFVTAMWGMFQNLSIGAI, from the coding sequence CTGGACTGGTACGAGACCGTCTTCGAGCTGATCGACATGCGATCCTTCTCGAACCTGTGGTACTGGATTGCCCTCGCGGTGATGTGGTCGACCTCCTCGCACTTCGTGCTCGGCGTTCCTTGGGACCTGGTGCAACGCGCCAAGCGCAACGGCGGCGATGCCGAGGCCGACCTGCACGACATGGTGCGCGTCAACGTCAACCGCATCCTCTACATCGCGGACCAGGCCGGGCTCTGGCTGATCGGCATCATCTTCTTCACTCTGTCGTCGCTGGCGATCATCGGCTTCTGGTATGGCTCCGAATTCAGCCAGGCGGTGTTCCTGCTGGCCGCGCCGATGAGCCTTGTCCTCGGGCTCGGGGTGCGCTGCGCCCGGGGCATCCGCGCCGCCGACGGTGACGGTCTCTACGACCGGATGCACCGCCAGCGCTTCATCACCCAGGTCATCGGGATGCTGTCGATCTTCGTCACCGCGATGTGGGGCATGTTCCAGAACCTCTCGATCGGGGCGATCTGA
- the hemB gene encoding porphobilinogen synthase — MRPTVAPFPAARLRRTRTTPALRGLVRENAVTADDLIWPVFLRDGEGERTAVPSMPGVERLTVDLVAEAAQEAAELGIPAICLFPYTGPEARTEDCAMAWDPENLTNRAIRAIKAAAPEIAVMTDIALDPYNINGHDGFVVDGEIVNDETVEALVKMALAQADAGADILGPSDMMDGRIGAIRTALEAAGHTKVSILSYAAKYASAFYGPFRDAVGASAALTGDKNTYQMDPANSDEALRLVQRDLAEGADMVMVKPGLPYLDIIRRVRDSFGAPTFAYQVSGEYAMIEAAAQNGWIDGEKVMVESLMAFKRAGCMGVLTYYAPRMARRLKAG; from the coding sequence ATGCGTCCCACTGTCGCCCCCTTCCCTGCCGCCCGTTTGCGGCGCACGCGCACCACCCCTGCGTTGCGTGGTCTGGTGCGCGAAAACGCGGTGACGGCGGATGATCTGATCTGGCCGGTGTTCTTGCGCGACGGCGAGGGCGAGCGCACGGCGGTGCCCTCGATGCCGGGCGTCGAGCGGCTGACGGTGGACCTCGTGGCCGAGGCCGCGCAGGAGGCCGCCGAGCTCGGCATTCCGGCGATCTGCCTCTTTCCCTACACTGGCCCCGAGGCGCGCACCGAGGATTGCGCCATGGCCTGGGATCCGGAGAACCTCACCAACCGGGCGATCCGTGCCATCAAGGCGGCCGCCCCCGAGATCGCGGTGATGACCGACATCGCGCTCGACCCCTACAACATCAACGGCCACGACGGGTTTGTCGTGGACGGCGAGATCGTGAATGACGAGACAGTCGAGGCGCTGGTGAAGATGGCGCTGGCCCAGGCGGATGCCGGAGCCGACATTCTCGGCCCATCCGACATGATGGATGGCCGCATCGGCGCGATCCGGACCGCCCTTGAAGCCGCAGGCCACACCAAGGTTTCGATCCTGAGCTACGCTGCAAAGTATGCCTCCGCCTTCTACGGCCCGTTCCGCGATGCCGTCGGCGCTTCCGCCGCGCTCACCGGAGACAAGAACACCTACCAGATGGACCCGGCCAATTCCGACGAGGCTTTGCGGCTGGTGCAACGCGATCTGGCCGAGGGGGCCGATATGGTGATGGTCAAGCCCGGCCTGCCCTATCTCGACATCATCCGGCGCGTCCGCGACAGCTTTGGCGCGCCCACCTTCGCCTATCAGGTGAGCGGCGAATACGCGATGATCGAGGCCGCCGCGCAGAACGGCTGGATCGACGGCGAGAAGGTGATGGTAGAGAGCCTGATGGCGTTCAAACGCGCCGGTTGCATGGGCGTGCTCACCTATTACGCCCCCCGTATGGCGCGCCGGTTGAAGGCAGGCTGA
- a CDS encoding YSC84-related protein → MSNHPNRTPFNRRVFLAGLGATTALSACGNGVGTNNGAKIDARVDSTRNYLFSRYPGTADLEQKSSGVLYMPLVTKAGFGVGGSYGRGALRINNATVDYYAALQANIGFQIGAQQYAHALFFMTPAALRDFRTSTGWSVGADAEYALNDNAGNLSAETLTALAPVIAVVFGQAGLILGATLEGTKYNRILP, encoded by the coding sequence ATGAGCAACCACCCCAATCGGACTCCCTTCAACCGACGTGTGTTTCTGGCCGGGCTCGGCGCGACCACCGCGCTTTCGGCTTGCGGCAACGGCGTGGGCACCAACAACGGTGCCAAGATCGACGCGCGGGTGGACAGCACGCGAAATTACCTTTTCTCGCGCTACCCCGGCACCGCCGATCTTGAGCAGAAATCTTCCGGCGTGCTCTACATGCCGCTCGTCACCAAGGCGGGGTTCGGGGTGGGCGGCAGCTACGGCCGAGGCGCTCTGCGGATCAACAATGCGACCGTCGACTACTACGCCGCGCTTCAGGCCAACATCGGCTTTCAGATCGGCGCGCAGCAATACGCCCACGCCCTGTTTTTCATGACCCCGGCCGCGCTGCGCGATTTCCGCACTTCCACCGGATGGTCGGTGGGCGCGGATGCCGAATACGCGCTGAACGACAACGCCGGCAACCTCTCTGCCGAGACCCTCACCGCGCTGGCGCCGGTCATCGCCGTGGTTTTCGGACAGGCCGGGCTGATCCTCGGGGCGACGCTGGAAGGCACCAAGTACAACCGCATCCTGCCCTGA
- a CDS encoding tannase/feruloyl esterase family alpha/beta hydrolase → MKKLTLAAGLVALTPVGALAATDCADMAGAAPAGVTIREAVALPEGDEKSGVAQCLLRGSLGERTGADGKAYAIGFELRLPEGWEGRLMHQFNGGNDGEVVAALGTGTGVGTPALERGFAVVSSNAGHDGKANPDAGLVGGNLFGLDFEARRDYGYGAVAKLHPVALALTEAFYGEAPAHVYGYGTSNGGRHAMVAAERMPEAFDGILAGYPGFRLPRAAIQHAWDVQQFRSVAPSLAESFSKDDLSLVAEKINAACDGLDGLEDGVVADTSACQQAFGPAVLVCAAGQNSDCLSADQVAALVAIHDGPTNGAGEVLYSDWSWDPGIASGNWRFWKIESTVPPWGMKPIIAVMGAGSLAHVFSTPPTLVEGSPEALEAYLLGYDFEMEPPKVDALTAEFPESPMQVMSPPNADNPDLSELQAAGGKLVVFHGTADPVFSFNDTSDWYGKLRENNSAAPEFTRFYAIPGMPHGRGGNAADSADLLGALIAWVEEDSAPEAVPTAFRADNPEAGENAGKERVLCPWPQVLRHEGDAFHCAE, encoded by the coding sequence ATGAAGAAACTGACGTTGGCCGCAGGACTTGTGGCCCTGACACCCGTTGGCGCCTTGGCCGCAACCGACTGTGCCGACATGGCCGGGGCGGCCCCCGCCGGTGTGACGATCCGCGAGGCGGTTGCCCTGCCCGAAGGCGACGAGAAATCCGGCGTGGCGCAATGCCTGCTGCGCGGCAGCCTCGGCGAGCGCACGGGGGCAGACGGCAAGGCCTATGCCATCGGCTTCGAGCTGCGGCTCCCGGAAGGGTGGGAGGGTCGGCTGATGCACCAGTTCAACGGCGGCAATGATGGCGAGGTTGTTGCGGCGCTTGGCACGGGCACCGGCGTTGGCACGCCGGCACTGGAGCGTGGCTTTGCGGTGGTCAGCTCCAATGCGGGCCATGACGGCAAGGCCAACCCCGATGCCGGCCTGGTGGGGGGTAACCTCTTCGGTCTCGATTTCGAGGCGCGCCGTGATTACGGCTATGGCGCCGTTGCCAAGCTGCACCCCGTGGCGCTGGCACTGACGGAGGCTTTCTATGGAGAGGCCCCGGCGCATGTCTATGGCTATGGCACCTCCAACGGGGGGCGCCACGCGATGGTTGCCGCCGAACGGATGCCCGAGGCTTTTGACGGCATACTGGCGGGCTATCCCGGTTTCCGCCTGCCCCGCGCCGCGATTCAGCATGCCTGGGATGTGCAGCAATTCCGCTCGGTCGCGCCGAGCCTGGCGGAGAGCTTCAGCAAGGATGATCTGTCGCTCGTGGCCGAAAAGATCAACGCCGCCTGCGATGGGCTCGACGGGCTGGAAGACGGTGTGGTTGCCGATACCTCCGCCTGCCAGCAGGCCTTCGGCCCGGCCGTGCTGGTCTGCGCTGCCGGGCAGAACAGCGATTGCCTGAGCGCGGATCAGGTTGCCGCGCTGGTGGCCATCCACGACGGGCCGACCAATGGCGCAGGCGAGGTGCTATACAGCGATTGGTCGTGGGATCCGGGCATCGCTTCGGGCAACTGGCGGTTCTGGAAGATCGAAAGCACCGTGCCGCCCTGGGGCATGAAGCCGATCATCGCGGTGATGGGCGCGGGGTCACTCGCCCATGTCTTCTCGACCCCGCCCACCCTGGTTGAAGGCAGCCCCGAGGCGCTTGAGGCCTATCTGCTGGGCTACGACTTTGAAATGGAGCCGCCGAAGGTCGATGCGCTGACGGCGGAGTTCCCCGAAAGCCCCATGCAGGTGATGAGCCCGCCCAATGCCGACAATCCCGATCTGTCAGAATTGCAGGCTGCGGGCGGCAAACTGGTGGTGTTTCATGGCACCGCCGATCCGGTGTTTTCGTTCAACGATACCTCCGACTGGTACGGCAAGCTCAGGGAAAACAACTCGGCGGCCCCGGAGTTCACGCGATTCTATGCCATCCCCGGGATGCCCCATGGCAGGGGCGGCAACGCAGCCGACAGCGCCGACCTGCTGGGTGCGCTGATTGCGTGGGTCGAGGAGGACAGCGCGCCGGAGGCGGTGCCAACGGCGTTTCGGGCCGATAACCCGGAAGCGGGCGAAAACGCAGGCAAGGAGCGCGTGCTTTGCCCATGGCCGCAAGTCCTGCGCCATGAGGGCGATGCCTTCCACTGCGCGGAGTGA
- a CDS encoding DEAD/DEAH box helicase translates to MKQALADAIAERGYTTLTPVQEAVGDPAYAGADLLVSAQTGSGKTLGFGIAIAPTLLGEAEVFGAAEAPLALVIAPTRELALQVKRELGWLYAKAGAVVASCVGGMDMRDERRALARGAHIVVATPGRLRDHIMRGSMEMQAIRAVVLDEADEMLDLGFREELEFILGEAPAERQTLLFSATVPRAIAELAKSYQRDAVRIESKSEASQHADIEYLAMAVAERDLEHCVINVLRYYEAPNAIVFANTRATVGRITTRLANRGFKVVALSGELSQQERTNALQAMRDGRARVCVATDVAARGIDLPNLDLVVHAELPGSHETLLHRSGRTGRAGRKGVSVLVVTPRSRKKALRVLGMAQLTAKWADPPSAEAVQARDAERMLDDPVWEDGPREEEAEAITRLTERFSPEQLAAAFLRHYASQHSAPEELSGDDQKPKPREEFGASTWFSLSQGRNQGAEPRRLLPMICKGGGLTRDDLGAIRIGPDESYVQVRDSAVKRLLDHLGSEMTLEGRTRLVKLDAAPEGVDRPQRKPAKFDKPARPKKERAARAEPPREAPAPAPAPVQDAPPVHAPAPTPAPESDSEPRADKPRKARHGSAASGYRSGAADPSAPMGKPHRKGPPPPPGRADSKKNRARDADGTGGDRPPRRFDGKPGGKPGGKPLGKPGGKPGGKPSGKFSGKPGGKPSGKFAGKPGGKPGGRPGGKPAGKPSGPKRGKS, encoded by the coding sequence GTGAAACAAGCTCTTGCCGATGCCATAGCCGAACGTGGCTACACCACTCTCACCCCCGTTCAGGAGGCCGTGGGCGACCCGGCCTATGCCGGGGCGGATCTTCTGGTTTCCGCCCAGACGGGATCCGGCAAGACGCTGGGCTTCGGCATTGCCATCGCCCCGACCCTGTTGGGCGAGGCCGAGGTGTTTGGCGCCGCAGAGGCGCCGCTGGCGCTTGTCATCGCCCCGACCCGCGAGCTTGCGCTGCAGGTGAAGCGCGAACTGGGCTGGCTCTACGCCAAGGCCGGCGCGGTCGTGGCTTCCTGCGTGGGCGGGATGGACATGCGCGACGAACGGCGTGCGCTGGCGCGTGGGGCGCATATCGTCGTCGCCACGCCGGGCCGGTTGCGCGACCATATCATGCGCGGCTCCATGGAAATGCAGGCGATCCGCGCCGTGGTGCTGGACGAGGCCGACGAGATGCTGGATCTCGGGTTCCGCGAGGAGCTGGAGTTTATTCTGGGCGAGGCGCCCGCAGAGCGCCAGACGCTGCTGTTCTCGGCCACGGTGCCGCGTGCCATTGCCGAGCTGGCCAAGAGCTACCAGCGCGATGCGGTGCGCATCGAGAGCAAGTCCGAAGCCTCGCAGCACGCCGATATCGAATATCTGGCGATGGCCGTGGCCGAGCGTGACCTCGAGCACTGCGTCATCAACGTGCTGCGCTACTACGAGGCGCCCAACGCCATTGTTTTCGCCAACACCCGCGCAACCGTGGGACGCATCACCACGCGGCTGGCCAACCGGGGCTTCAAGGTTGTTGCGCTCTCGGGCGAACTCTCGCAGCAGGAGCGCACCAACGCGCTGCAAGCCATGCGGGACGGGCGCGCTCGGGTTTGCGTGGCGACGGATGTGGCCGCACGCGGGATCGACCTGCCCAACCTCGATCTGGTGGTGCATGCCGAGCTTCCGGGCTCGCATGAAACCCTGCTGCACCGTTCGGGCCGCACCGGCCGGGCCGGGCGCAAGGGGGTGAGCGTGCTGGTTGTGACCCCGCGCTCGCGCAAGAAGGCGCTTCGGGTGCTGGGCATGGCCCAGCTCACCGCCAAATGGGCCGATCCGCCCTCGGCGGAGGCCGTGCAGGCGCGGGATGCGGAGCGGATGCTGGATGATCCGGTCTGGGAGGACGGCCCGCGCGAGGAAGAGGCAGAGGCCATCACGCGGCTGACCGAGCGGTTCAGCCCCGAGCAGCTCGCCGCAGCCTTCCTGCGCCATTACGCCAGCCAGCATTCGGCCCCCGAGGAGCTTTCGGGCGACGATCAGAAGCCCAAACCCCGCGAGGAGTTCGGCGCGTCTACCTGGTTCTCGCTGTCGCAGGGCCGCAACCAGGGGGCCGAGCCGCGGCGTCTGCTGCCGATGATCTGCAAGGGCGGCGGGCTGACCCGGGACGATCTTGGCGCAATCCGCATCGGGCCGGACGAAAGCTATGTGCAGGTGCGGGACAGCGCGGTGAAGCGCCTGCTCGATCACCTCGGGTCGGAGATGACACTGGAGGGGCGCACCCGGCTGGTGAAGCTGGATGCCGCGCCTGAAGGGGTGGATCGCCCGCAGCGCAAGCCCGCGAAGTTCGACAAGCCCGCGCGTCCGAAGAAAGAACGCGCCGCACGGGCGGAACCGCCGCGTGAGGCCCCTGCCCCGGCTCCAGCCCCCGTTCAGGATGCGCCCCCGGTTCACGCGCCCGCACCGACGCCTGCGCCCGAAAGCGACAGCGAACCGCGTGCGGACAAGCCCCGCAAGGCGCGCCACGGCTCCGCAGCCTCGGGATATCGCTCCGGGGCGGCTGATCCGAGCGCCCCGATGGGCAAACCGCACCGCAAGGGCCCTCCGCCCCCTCCGGGCCGGGCCGACAGCAAGAAGAACCGCGCCCGCGATGCCGATGGCACCGGGGGCGATCGTCCGCCGCGTCGGTTTGATGGAAAGCCTGGCGGGAAACCCGGGGGCAAGCCCTTGGGCAAGCCGGGCGGGAAGCCCGGAGGCAAACCAAGTGGCAAGTTCAGCGGCAAACCCGGCGGGAAGCCGAGCGGCAAGTTTGCTGGGAAGCCGGGCGGCAAGCCCGGTGGGCGACCCGGGGGCAAGCCTGCCGGCAAACCCTCCGGGCCGAAGCGCGGAAAGAGCTGA
- a CDS encoding NAD(P)-dependent oxidoreductase, whose amino-acid sequence MAKVAFLGLGVMGYPMAGHLAKAGHEVTVYNRTFAKAEKWVGEHGGKAARTPAEAAAGQDFVMACVGNDDDLRAVCVGEGGALAAMSAGTVFVDHTTVSASVTREMYAAAESGQVSFVDAPVSGGQAGAENGALAVMCGGDAGTYERAEKIIAAYAKNCQLMGESGAGQLTKCVNQICIAGLVQGLSEGLNFAMKAGLDTKAVVQVIKDGAAGSWQMANRYETMVDDHFTHGFAVDWMRKDLDICLSTGNEIGAALPVTAVVDQFYKDVQSMGGGRWDTSSLIKRLKAFD is encoded by the coding sequence ATGGCGAAGGTGGCATTTCTCGGACTTGGAGTGATGGGCTACCCGATGGCGGGACATCTGGCGAAGGCAGGGCACGAGGTGACGGTCTACAACCGCACCTTCGCCAAGGCCGAGAAGTGGGTGGGCGAACACGGCGGAAAGGCCGCCCGGACACCGGCCGAAGCCGCTGCCGGTCAGGATTTCGTCATGGCCTGCGTCGGCAATGACGACGACCTTCGCGCCGTCTGCGTGGGCGAGGGCGGCGCGCTGGCCGCGATGAGTGCCGGCACTGTCTTCGTCGACCACACCACTGTCAGCGCCTCTGTCACCCGCGAGATGTATGCCGCCGCCGAATCCGGTCAGGTGAGCTTTGTCGATGCGCCGGTGTCTGGCGGGCAGGCGGGCGCCGAGAACGGGGCGCTTGCGGTGATGTGCGGCGGCGACGCCGGGACCTACGAGCGTGCCGAAAAGATCATCGCCGCCTACGCGAAGAATTGCCAGTTGATGGGCGAGAGCGGCGCCGGGCAGCTCACCAAATGCGTCAACCAGATCTGCATTGCCGGGCTGGTGCAGGGCCTTTCCGAAGGGCTGAACTTTGCCATGAAGGCCGGTCTGGACACCAAGGCCGTGGTGCAGGTCATCAAGGACGGTGCGGCGGGAAGCTGGCAGATGGCCAACCGCTACGAAACCATGGTGGACGACCACTTCACCCATGGCTTCGCCGTGGACTGGATGCGCAAGGATCTCGATATCTGCCTGTCCACCGGCAACGAGATCGGCGCCGCCCTGCCGGTGACGGCTGTTGTCGACCAGTTCTACAAGGACGTTCAGTCCATGGGCGGCGGGCGGTGGGATACCTCCTCGCTCATCAAGCGACTGAAAGCCTTCGACTGA
- a CDS encoding penicillin acylase family protein: protein MARIFRWLLRIVTGGLLLAFLIGCVTYYLASRSIPDYNARLTVEGLSGPVEIVRDNANVPHIFGSSDEDVYFGLGFAHAQDRLWQITMARRAAQGRLSELFGVRTAKTDELLRRFGLYEAASASVSSLDAETRAALEAYSAGINAWIATVNEGALGRGAPEFFLFSREIAPWRPADTVALGKIMALQLTGQLSEEVLRARVSLQLPEERLADILPDVPGPGAAALPDYASLMPIDGPQAAWKTYALDRMSPIKPRIFAGASNAWAAAPKRSAAGASILANDPHLELTAPTVWYLARIELSTGGVIGGTIPGIPFVLSGRSDALAWGITSAYLDDQDVFMEELNPANPQEYRTPTGWKPFSTKSSIIRIKDAEPITITLRRTENGPVLPGSHYNLASVTPAGHVGALGWTALSPRDTSMQAALGLQKAHSIEEAIAAMELYIAPAQNLTLAEPGRVALKMVGAMPSRNPAHDSQGRMPALGWKATNRWAGRIPYDRNPEFIDPEGGILGNTNNKTVDRPFPEHVSFNWGDTQRIQRWTRLMQTREVHTRESFIDAQLDTVSVTARTLLPLIARDLWFTGEAAPEGTPERQRQKALELLANWNGEMSEHLPEPLIFAAWLRHLQGRLIRDELGPLSAEFVHPEPLFLERVFRDVDGAAVWCDVVQSTAQESCTDIARIALDEALLWIAERYGTQLESLRWGDAHEALHDHAVLGDVPVLKWIVNIHQSTSGGDFTLLRGRTKGTEPDPYANVHGAGFRGVYDFSDPDSSVFITATGQSGHPLSRHYDDLGALWRRGEYIPMSLDPELARAANVGVTVLTPAQ, encoded by the coding sequence ATGGCACGGATCTTTCGCTGGCTCTTGCGGATTGTCACGGGCGGGTTGCTGCTGGCGTTTCTGATCGGATGCGTCACCTATTATCTCGCCTCGCGCTCGATCCCCGACTACAACGCCCGCCTCACCGTCGAGGGGCTTTCGGGGCCTGTCGAGATCGTGCGCGACAACGCCAACGTGCCCCATATCTTCGGCTCCTCGGATGAGGACGTGTATTTTGGCCTCGGCTTTGCCCATGCGCAGGACCGGCTCTGGCAGATCACAATGGCGCGGCGCGCGGCGCAGGGGCGGCTCTCGGAGCTGTTCGGGGTGCGCACGGCCAAGACCGACGAGCTGTTGCGGCGGTTTGGTTTGTACGAGGCGGCTTCGGCCTCCGTGTCTTCGCTGGATGCAGAGACGCGGGCGGCGCTGGAAGCCTATTCGGCCGGTATCAACGCCTGGATCGCCACGGTGAACGAAGGCGCGCTGGGGCGCGGGGCGCCCGAGTTCTTCCTGTTCTCCCGCGAGATCGCGCCATGGCGGCCTGCCGATACGGTGGCGCTCGGCAAGATCATGGCCCTGCAGCTCACCGGCCAGCTCTCGGAAGAGGTCCTGCGGGCGCGGGTGTCGCTGCAACTGCCCGAGGAACGGCTGGCGGACATCCTGCCGGACGTGCCCGGCCCCGGCGCCGCCGCCCTTCCCGATTACGCCAGCCTGATGCCGATTGACGGGCCGCAGGCGGCGTGGAAAACCTATGCGCTCGATCGCATGTCGCCGATCAAACCGCGGATATTTGCCGGCGCGTCCAACGCCTGGGCGGCGGCACCGAAGCGCTCTGCGGCGGGGGCTTCGATCCTGGCCAACGATCCGCATCTCGAACTGACCGCGCCGACGGTCTGGTATCTGGCGCGGATCGAGCTTTCGACCGGCGGTGTCATCGGGGGGACGATCCCGGGCATTCCTTTCGTGCTCTCGGGGCGCTCGGATGCACTGGCCTGGGGGATCACCTCGGCCTACCTCGACGATCAGGACGTGTTCATGGAAGAGCTGAACCCGGCCAACCCGCAGGAATATCGCACCCCGACCGGATGGAAGCCCTTCTCGACCAAGAGTTCGATCATCCGGATCAAGGATGCAGAGCCGATCACCATCACCCTGAGGCGCACCGAGAACGGGCCGGTGCTGCCGGGCTCGCATTACAACCTCGCCAGTGTCACCCCGGCGGGCCATGTGGGCGCGCTGGGATGGACGGCGCTCTCGCCGCGCGACACCTCGATGCAGGCGGCGCTGGGGCTGCAGAAGGCGCACTCGATCGAAGAAGCGATTGCCGCGATGGAGCTGTACATCGCTCCGGCCCAGAACCTCACGCTCGCGGAGCCCGGGCGGGTGGCGCTGAAGATGGTCGGGGCCATGCCCAGCCGCAACCCGGCCCATGACAGCCAGGGCCGGATGCCTGCGCTGGGGTGGAAGGCCACCAACCGCTGGGCGGGGCGCATTCCGTACGACCGGAACCCCGAGTTCATCGACCCGGAAGGCGGTATTCTGGGCAATACCAACAACAAGACCGTGGATCGCCCCTTCCCCGAACACGTCAGTTTCAACTGGGGGGATACGCAGCGCATCCAGCGCTGGACCCGGCTGATGCAGACCCGCGAGGTGCACACCCGCGAGAGCTTCATCGACGCGCAGCTCGACACCGTGAGCGTGACCGCCCGCACCCTGCTGCCGCTCATCGCCCGCGACCTCTGGTTCACCGGCGAAGCCGCCCCCGAGGGCACGCCGGAGCGGCAGCGGCAGAAGGCGCTGGAGCTTCTGGCCAATTGGAACGGTGAGATGAGCGAACACCTGCCAGAGCCGCTGATCTTTGCGGCCTGGCTACGGCACTTGCAGGGCCGGTTGATCCGCGACGAGCTCGGGCCGCTTTCGGCGGAGTTCGTCCATCCCGAGCCGCTGTTCCTCGAGCGTGTGTTTCGCGATGTCGACGGGGCGGCGGTGTGGTGCGACGTGGTGCAGTCGACCGCGCAGGAGAGCTGCACCGATATTGCCCGCATCGCGCTGGACGAGGCTCTGCTGTGGATTGCGGAGCGCTACGGCACCCAGTTGGAGAGCCTGCGATGGGGCGATGCCCATGAAGCGCTGCACGACCATGCGGTGCTGGGCGACGTGCCGGTGCTGAAGTGGATCGTGAACATCCACCAGAGCACCTCGGGCGGCGATTTCACCCTGCTGCGCGGGCGCACCAAGGGGACGGAGCCGGACCCCTATGCCAACGTCCATGGTGCCGGGTTTCGAGGGGTCTACGACTTTTCCGACCCGGACAGTTCGGTGTTCATCACGGCAACCGGGCAGTCAGGGCATCCGCTGTCGCGCCACTACGATGACCTCGGTGCGCTGTGGCGGCGGGGCGAGTACATTCCGATGTCGCTCGACCCGGAGCTGGCGCGGGCAGCCAACGTGGGGGTGACGGTGCTGACGCCGGCGCAGTGA
- a CDS encoding DUF4241 domain-containing protein, translated as MLKSQRHYYWIGGGIWAALMLGGGIFVVVTSLRGDGTALSDALDIETFEQAAIVTEPPGPQNVLVTEAGEVDIGPSGLTLTDPVAEPDRPPFDIDVPEGRYQTLIYRHEDDPRVIGMVALRLSDAPVTFWERPGRKSHPLDFEFGVDELVALGDAEAVAALDADAVKAALEQGTGPVPYATIRSEGRDVLLFDPSFETFSADTYAGYDADGNLAILVKDYGYFGSRAALEKPTEERP; from the coding sequence ATGCTCAAGAGCCAAAGACACTATTACTGGATCGGCGGCGGCATCTGGGCTGCCCTCATGCTGGGCGGTGGCATCTTCGTGGTGGTGACAAGCCTGCGCGGCGACGGAACCGCGCTGTCCGACGCGCTCGACATCGAAACCTTCGAACAGGCCGCCATCGTGACCGAGCCACCCGGGCCTCAGAACGTGCTCGTGACCGAAGCGGGCGAGGTCGATATCGGCCCCTCCGGCCTCACACTCACCGACCCCGTGGCCGAGCCCGACCGCCCGCCGTTCGACATCGACGTGCCCGAGGGCCGGTATCAAACCCTGATCTACCGTCACGAGGATGACCCGCGGGTGATCGGCATGGTGGCCCTTCGCCTGTCCGACGCCCCCGTCACGTTCTGGGAGCGGCCGGGCCGCAAGAGCCATCCGCTCGACTTCGAGTTCGGCGTCGATGAGCTGGTGGCCCTCGGAGATGCCGAGGCCGTCGCGGCGCTCGATGCCGATGCGGTCAAGGCCGCCCTCGAACAGGGTACAGGCCCCGTGCCCTACGCCACGATCAGGTCCGAGGGCCGCGACGTGCTGCTCTTCGATCCGAGCTTCGAGACCTTCTCCGCCGACACCTACGCCGGGTATGACGCAGATGGAAATCTCGCCATTCTGGTCAAGGACTACGGCTACTTCGGCTCCCGCGCCGCGCTGGAAAAACCGACCGAAGAGCGCCCGTAG